In Nitrobacteraceae bacterium AZCC 1564, the following proteins share a genomic window:
- a CDS encoding hypothetical protein (product_source=Hypo-rule applied; cleavage_site_network=SignalP-noTM; pfam=PF12275; superfamily=50969) — MRNSICIALVLLSTTYAHAKFERVTTLSHQGMCEASAAVVLLQRSPEQLFVVANDEDNELRVYSAEKAAGPIAKGDLSRHLGLDPDKKADFEGATTLNGKIYWIASHSRNAEGEIRKQRWQFLSTTVAIDEQTLKLSASSSSHDLLGEIAALGKVFADAIQIDDRKSADLAPENNGLNIEGLTVRADGKSMFIALRNPLSPEKKAFVIPLENPEAVTERGEKPILGQPVPLDLGGRGIRSMEYSPEENAYFIIAGPNKDKGSFELYRWPGNAQEYPVVVEGAASEFAAIDDFHPEAMFIDTSGKVLHILSDDGDREIEPQKACKKANDKSFRSFVFAIR; from the coding sequence ATGAGAAATTCCATTTGCATCGCGCTTGTTCTGCTCAGCACCACGTACGCACACGCAAAATTCGAGAGAGTTACCACGCTATCCCATCAGGGAATGTGTGAAGCCTCGGCGGCCGTTGTCCTGCTACAGAGGTCTCCCGAACAATTGTTCGTCGTGGCGAACGACGAAGATAACGAGCTGCGCGTGTATTCCGCAGAAAAGGCGGCCGGCCCCATTGCCAAAGGTGATCTCAGTAGGCACCTCGGCCTCGATCCGGACAAAAAGGCAGATTTCGAGGGGGCGACGACGCTCAATGGCAAGATCTATTGGATAGCGTCCCACAGCCGCAACGCGGAGGGAGAAATCCGCAAGCAGCGATGGCAATTTCTCTCGACGACTGTCGCCATCGACGAACAGACGCTCAAACTATCCGCAAGTTCATCGTCGCATGACCTTCTTGGAGAAATCGCTGCTCTCGGCAAAGTCTTTGCTGATGCCATACAGATCGATGATCGTAAGTCCGCAGACCTCGCACCAGAGAACAACGGCTTGAACATCGAAGGACTGACGGTACGCGCCGACGGAAAATCGATGTTCATCGCCCTGCGTAATCCCCTATCCCCCGAGAAAAAAGCATTTGTTATCCCGCTGGAGAATCCCGAAGCCGTCACCGAGCGCGGAGAAAAGCCGATCCTCGGTCAGCCGGTGCCTCTCGATCTCGGAGGACGAGGCATTCGAAGCATGGAATATTCACCTGAGGAAAATGCCTACTTCATCATTGCGGGCCCGAACAAGGATAAAGGCAGCTTCGAGCTATATCGTTGGCCCGGCAATGCACAAGAGTATCCCGTCGTCGTGGAAGGTGCGGCGTCCGAATTCGCAGCCATTGATGATTTTCATCCGGAAGCGATGTTTATCGACACATCCGGCAAGGTCCTCCACATCCTGAGTGATGATGGAGACCGCGAGATCGAGCCCCAGAAAGCCTGCAAAAAAGCTAATGACAAGTCATTTCGCAGCTTCGTCTTCGCAATCAGGTAA
- a CDS encoding hypothetical protein (product_source=Hypo-rule applied; cath_funfam=1.25.40.10; superfamily=47823) — MNEIVERCLNTLGMMQGVSRQYLDEHRDELTSYIEELEANGEADADRLAVSGLTFLRRNMKRETSRAA, encoded by the coding sequence ATGAATGAGATTGTAGAGCGCTGCCTGAACACCTTGGGCATGATGCAGGGCGTGTCGCGCCAATATCTCGATGAACACCGTGACGAACTCACCAGCTATATCGAGGAGCTGGAGGCCAATGGAGAAGCCGATGCCGATCGCCTGGCGGTTAGCGGTCTCACGTTTCTGCGCAGGAATATGAAGCGCGAGACTTCGCGGGCTGCCTAA
- a CDS encoding D-threo-aldose 1-dehydrogenase (product_source=KO:K00064; cath_funfam=1.20.5.510,3.20.20.100; cleavage_site_network=SignalP-noTM; cog=COG0667; ko=KO:K00064; pfam=PF00248; superfamily=51430) → MTGATNNRREFLTIATAAAAAATMPSLATAATSTAKGETGMASANRATQIFKPEFRFGLGGVPIGNEFNKVTDGDAEATLEAAWSAGVRYFDVAPWYGFGLAERRFGHFLHNKNRNDYLLSSKVGKLFKASKSNKHADIFPLSDSPNDVVYDYSADGVRRSIEDSLRRLGVDSLDVAFVHDISPDFAYFPTSWEEQFAIAERGAFPALSKMREEGIIKAWGIGVNRPEPILRVIDVADPDVCLCASQYSLIDHANAVNQVFPAVRKKNVSLVIGSALNAGFISGSPRYNYGPNNYKISAAHIEKRDKLRAAAARHGVDLRTAALQFSSAPDVAVAMVVGASTHRQILEDYNSMHVKIPADFWQELKSSGLIEKDAAVPAV, encoded by the coding sequence ATGACCGGAGCAACCAATAATCGTCGCGAATTTCTGACCATAGCCACGGCGGCTGCAGCCGCCGCCACGATGCCATCGCTCGCAACCGCAGCTACCAGCACAGCAAAAGGAGAAACAGGTATGGCGTCCGCAAATCGAGCCACGCAGATTTTCAAGCCGGAGTTTCGTTTCGGGCTGGGCGGCGTGCCCATCGGCAACGAGTTCAACAAGGTGACGGACGGCGATGCCGAGGCGACGCTGGAAGCTGCGTGGAGCGCGGGCGTGCGTTATTTCGACGTGGCGCCGTGGTACGGCTTCGGCCTCGCCGAGCGCCGATTCGGCCACTTCCTGCACAACAAGAACCGCAACGACTATCTGCTGTCGTCGAAAGTCGGCAAGCTGTTCAAGGCATCAAAGAGCAACAAGCACGCCGACATCTTCCCGCTGTCGGATTCGCCGAACGATGTGGTCTACGATTACAGCGCCGATGGCGTGCGCCGCTCTATCGAAGACAGCCTGCGGCGGCTTGGCGTCGACAGCCTCGATGTTGCTTTCGTTCACGATATCTCGCCGGACTTTGCGTACTTTCCGACCTCATGGGAAGAACAGTTCGCCATTGCCGAGCGCGGCGCATTTCCGGCGCTCAGCAAGATGCGCGAGGAAGGCATCATCAAGGCGTGGGGCATCGGCGTGAATCGACCCGAGCCGATCCTGCGCGTCATCGACGTCGCGGACCCGGATGTCTGTCTTTGCGCCTCGCAGTATTCGCTGATCGATCACGCCAACGCGGTGAATCAAGTCTTCCCTGCCGTGCGCAAGAAGAACGTCTCGCTGGTGATCGGCTCGGCGCTGAACGCCGGGTTCATCTCCGGCAGTCCGCGCTACAACTACGGTCCGAATAACTATAAGATTTCAGCGGCTCATATCGAGAAGCGCGACAAGCTTCGCGCCGCCGCCGCACGCCACGGCGTGGACCTGCGCACCGCAGCGCTGCAGTTCTCGTCAGCCCCGGATGTTGCGGTTGCGATGGTGGTAGGTGCCAGCACGCATCGGCAGATTTTAGAGGACTACAACTCAATGCACGTAAAGATCCCTGCGGATTTCTGGCAGGAGCTGAAGTCGAGCGGCTTGATCGAGAAGGACGCGGCAGTGCCGGCGGTTTGA
- a CDS encoding DNA-binding transcriptional LysR family regulator (product_source=COG0583; cath_funfam=1.10.10.10,3.40.190.10; cog=COG0583; pfam=PF00126,PF03466; superfamily=46785,53850), whose protein sequence is MQLFDRAILSDLNVFQTIARRGSMAQAAIELGVSTSALSHRLRKLETQLGVKLFNRTSRSIRPTEAGASLAAQLNSGFQTISDALTTLERHRHSPVGRLRLNVLRDAARLVLGPVLSRYLGNFPEMHLDVTVDDRIVDIVADGFDAGMRYGDRVPRDMVGVALTRPPQWVIVASPALITRHGRPKKPDDLLNLPCVQMRVGDNSNYPWELGNGKAMMRLNVRGPLTANETEHAVDAALRGVGFVYCLERRVTAELASGALEVVLPDWASEGPPFMIYYPSRRQAPPGLRQLIDIIRETEGLPPLVEIGKDEAVRAG, encoded by the coding sequence ATGCAATTGTTTGATCGGGCGATCCTTTCAGACCTGAATGTGTTCCAGACCATCGCGCGGCGCGGGAGCATGGCGCAGGCAGCCATTGAACTGGGCGTCAGCACCTCCGCGCTTAGCCATCGCTTGCGCAAGCTGGAGACGCAGCTCGGTGTGAAGCTATTCAATCGCACCAGCCGCTCGATCCGCCCGACCGAAGCTGGGGCGTCACTCGCAGCCCAACTCAACTCCGGCTTCCAGACCATTAGCGATGCGCTGACGACGCTGGAGCGTCATCGGCACTCTCCAGTGGGGCGGTTGCGTCTCAATGTGCTTCGCGATGCGGCGCGTCTCGTACTCGGTCCGGTGCTGTCACGTTATCTCGGTAATTTTCCAGAGATGCATCTTGATGTCACGGTGGATGACCGCATCGTGGACATCGTCGCCGATGGCTTCGATGCCGGTATGCGCTATGGCGACCGCGTGCCGCGTGACATGGTGGGCGTGGCGCTGACGCGGCCGCCGCAATGGGTGATCGTCGCATCACCAGCGCTGATCACGCGCCATGGCCGTCCGAAGAAGCCAGATGATCTTCTCAACTTGCCGTGTGTGCAGATGCGCGTCGGGGATAATAGCAACTACCCTTGGGAGCTTGGCAACGGCAAGGCGATGATGCGGCTCAACGTGCGTGGGCCACTCACGGCCAACGAGACCGAACACGCGGTCGATGCCGCGTTGCGTGGTGTTGGTTTCGTTTATTGTCTTGAACGTCGCGTGACAGCGGAGCTTGCCTCCGGCGCGCTCGAAGTCGTGCTACCGGACTGGGCCTCAGAAGGTCCGCCGTTCATGATCTACTATCCCAGCCGACGTCAGGCGCCGCCGGGTTTGCGCCAGCTCATCGACATTATCCGCGAAACGGAAGGCCTGCCGCCGCTGGTCGAGATCGGCAAGGACGAGGCTGTGCGTGCCGGGTGA
- a CDS encoding hypothetical protein (product_source=Hypo-rule applied), whose amino-acid sequence MAISGDYSSPVIVNGFNCMNCTDVDYASKFIDPAHPHDGPAKPASELRSDLEQKKVTFDAQAVILGGTLADPRGAAQPWDGSAATPSTSHVDRYA is encoded by the coding sequence GTGGCCATCAGCGGCGATTATTCATCACCTGTGATCGTGAACGGCTTCAACTGTATGAACTGCACTGACGTCGACTACGCCAGCAAGTTCATTGATCCTGCGCATCCGCATGATGGCCCGGCCAAGCCCGCATCCGAGTTGCGATCCGATCTCGAACAGAAGAAAGTCACCTTCGACGCGCAGGCGGTGATTTTGGGTGGAACGCTGGCCGATCCGCGCGGCGCTGCTCAGCCCTGGGACGGATCGGCAGCGACGCCTTCGACATCGCACGTCGATCGTTACGCGTAA
- a CDS encoding pimeloyl-ACP methyl ester carboxylesterase (product_source=COG0596; cath_funfam=3.40.50.1820; cleavage_site_network=SignalP-noTM; cog=COG0596; pfam=PF12697; superfamily=53474): MNFTPSLSRRTLLSSAACLATAALASSTIPGPALADNKDNNKMKATFVLVHGSFHGNWCWNRLIPLLEREGYKVFAPNLPASGGDPAPIENADLASYATRVASVIDGIAGPVILVGHSMGGIVTSQVSEQRSNRLAAAIYINGLLLRNDESLGSFLDANKALNVDDLVLKNMKVSADGQTATFPPEKAAEVFYNTCTPADADWAKSQLTAQRTKVYGDKLQLTPERYGKVKRFYVKGLKDNAVSPLYQDAMLKNTPCDQVFTLDGDHSPFLSAPDKLAEIILSVSKSVG; this comes from the coding sequence ATGAACTTCACTCCATCGCTCAGCCGCCGCACCCTCCTCTCGAGCGCCGCATGTCTTGCGACCGCCGCGCTCGCCTCCTCCACCATTCCCGGCCCTGCACTGGCAGACAACAAGGATAATAATAAGATGAAGGCGACGTTTGTTCTCGTGCACGGCTCATTTCACGGTAACTGGTGCTGGAATAGATTGATCCCGCTGCTGGAGCGCGAAGGGTATAAGGTGTTCGCGCCCAACCTGCCGGCAAGTGGCGGCGACCCGGCCCCGATCGAGAATGCGGACCTCGCGAGCTACGCCACGCGCGTGGCCAGCGTGATCGACGGCATCGCAGGCCCGGTCATCCTTGTGGGTCACAGCATGGGCGGCATCGTCACGTCTCAAGTTTCAGAACAGCGTTCGAACAGGCTGGCGGCCGCCATATACATCAACGGGCTGCTGCTGCGGAATGACGAAAGCCTCGGCAGCTTCCTGGACGCCAACAAGGCGCTCAATGTTGACGATCTCGTGCTGAAGAACATGAAGGTCTCAGCCGATGGCCAGACGGCGACCTTCCCGCCCGAGAAGGCGGCCGAGGTGTTCTACAACACCTGCACGCCCGCCGATGCCGACTGGGCCAAATCGCAACTCACCGCGCAACGCACGAAAGTGTACGGCGACAAGCTGCAACTAACACCGGAGCGCTATGGCAAGGTCAAGCGTTTCTATGTGAAGGGCTTAAAGGACAACGCGGTGTCGCCCCTCTATCAGGACGCCATGCTGAAGAACACGCCGTGCGATCAGGTGTTCACGCTGGATGGCGATCACTCGCCGTTCCTCTCCGCGCCCGACAAGCTGGCGGAAATCATTCTGTCGGTATCGAAGAGCGTCGGCTGA
- a CDS encoding dihydrofolate reductase (product_source=COG0262; cog=COG0262; pfam=PF01872; superfamily=53597) — protein MRKLVTAAFVSLDGVMQAPGGPEEDPTGGFTLGGWSVNYWDEPMGAFMGGLFSEPFDLLLGRKTYEIFAAHWPYMGDDDPIANAFNRATKYVATSSDMPLTWATSVALRGDVASEIAKLKQADGPTLLTQGSSGLLQTLLKHDLIDEFHLLTFPLVLGAGKRLFGNGAKPEALGLISTSVSTTGVIMSVYHRAGAIQTGSFQMQDPSDAELARRQRMKREG, from the coding sequence ATGAGAAAGCTTGTCACCGCGGCCTTTGTCAGCCTCGATGGTGTGATGCAGGCGCCGGGCGGGCCGGAGGAAGATCCCACCGGCGGCTTCACGCTCGGCGGATGGTCGGTGAACTACTGGGACGAGCCGATGGGCGCGTTCATGGGCGGCCTGTTCTCGGAGCCGTTCGATCTGCTGCTCGGCCGCAAGACCTACGAGATTTTTGCAGCGCACTGGCCATACATGGGCGACGACGATCCGATTGCGAACGCTTTCAACAGAGCGACGAAGTACGTCGCGACCTCGTCGGATATGCCCCTCACCTGGGCTACCTCCGTTGCGCTACGTGGCGATGTGGCGAGCGAAATCGCGAAATTGAAGCAGGCGGATGGGCCAACCCTGCTGACTCAAGGCAGCAGCGGCCTGTTGCAGACCTTGCTCAAGCACGACCTGATCGACGAATTCCACCTGCTGACGTTCCCGCTGGTGCTCGGCGCCGGCAAACGGCTGTTCGGCAACGGCGCCAAACCGGAGGCGCTGGGGCTCATCTCCACCTCAGTCTCGACCACCGGTGTGATCATGAGCGTCTATCACCGCGCGGGCGCCATCCAGACGGGCTCGTTCCAGATGCAGGATCCTTCGGACGCCGAACTCGCACGCCGCCAGCGCATGAAGCGCGAGGGCTAA
- a CDS encoding hypothetical protein (product_source=COG3791; cog=COG3791; superfamily=51316), with amino-acid sequence MTVSRTQYTHLSAMCQCGKVKIEGIGAPILAGTCYCNSCQEAGRRFEQLASAPPVLEPDGGTDFILYRKDRVQCATGQEYLEEHRLKPDSPTRRVMTTCCNSAMFLDFTKGHWLSMYRNRFPSDAPKPEMRLMTKERRAGVELANDVPNYSGPSGKFVLKLIAAWIAMGFRKPEVTLGKPASRGQQG; translated from the coding sequence ATGACGGTGAGCCGAACTCAGTACACACATCTCTCCGCCATGTGCCAATGCGGCAAGGTCAAAATCGAAGGAATTGGGGCACCGATCCTGGCGGGCACCTGCTATTGCAATAGCTGCCAGGAAGCCGGACGCCGGTTCGAGCAGTTGGCTTCTGCACCGCCGGTGCTCGAACCCGATGGCGGGACAGACTTTATCCTGTATCGAAAGGATCGCGTACAGTGCGCGACGGGACAGGAATATCTTGAAGAGCATCGGCTGAAGCCGGATTCCCCTACCCGCCGCGTCATGACCACATGCTGCAATTCAGCGATGTTTCTCGACTTCACCAAAGGACACTGGCTTTCGATGTACCGGAACCGGTTTCCATCGGACGCGCCGAAACCCGAAATGCGTCTTATGACAAAGGAGCGCCGCGCAGGCGTCGAACTGGCCAATGACGTGCCGAATTATAGCGGGCCCTCCGGCAAGTTCGTGTTGAAGTTGATTGCGGCCTGGATAGCGATGGGCTTCCGCAAGCCTGAAGTCACTCTGGGAAAGCCGGCGAGCCGCGGGCAACAGGGATGA
- a CDS encoding hypothetical protein (product_source=Hypo-rule applied; smart=SM00471; superfamily=109604): MKSITAIAAHRLGNFLTKDFRRVFGSAHADEAERLGSAARATIECLAGSDALYHTYEHTLQVTMVGRDILQGMMVSRRIEPSDYSHLIVACLLHDIGYVRGVLSGDTETEFVADTTGRKITLPRGASDASLAPYHVDRSKLFAFERLEKNPTVDARRIADAIEMTRFPVPKDASRNCGLEPKLVQAADFIGQLGDPLYLRRANALYYEFEEIGMNKQLGYSSPADIIEKYPSFFWNSVSIHLDDGIKYLNMTTSGRQWIANLHHHVLCAERAQRLMGPQV, translated from the coding sequence ATGAAATCGATCACCGCCATTGCTGCTCACAGGCTGGGCAATTTTCTCACCAAGGATTTTCGCCGGGTGTTCGGCTCGGCCCACGCTGACGAAGCAGAGCGTCTCGGCTCCGCTGCACGCGCCACCATCGAGTGCCTTGCAGGCAGCGACGCGCTCTATCACACCTACGAACATACGTTGCAGGTGACCATGGTGGGCCGCGACATTCTGCAGGGCATGATGGTGTCGCGGCGCATCGAGCCGTCCGACTACAGCCATTTGATCGTCGCCTGTCTGCTGCACGACATCGGCTATGTGCGCGGCGTCCTCAGCGGCGACACCGAAACCGAATTCGTCGCGGACACCACCGGCCGCAAGATCACGCTGCCGCGCGGCGCATCAGACGCATCGCTGGCGCCGTATCATGTGGACCGCTCAAAACTATTCGCCTTCGAGCGGCTGGAGAAGAATCCGACCGTCGACGCCCGGCGCATCGCGGACGCCATCGAGATGACGCGCTTCCCGGTACCGAAAGATGCCTCTCGCAATTGCGGCCTCGAACCGAAACTGGTGCAGGCCGCCGATTTCATCGGGCAGCTCGGCGATCCTTTATATCTGCGGAGGGCGAACGCTCTTTACTACGAGTTTGAAGAGATCGGGATGAACAAGCAGCTCGGCTATTCCTCACCCGCCGACATCATCGAAAAGTATCCATCGTTCTTCTGGAACAGCGTCTCGATCCACCTCGACGACGGTATCAAGTACCTGAACATGACGACCTCCGGTCGGCAGTGGATTGCGAACCTTCATCATCACGTGCTCTGCGCCGAGCGGGCGCAACGGCTGATGGGGCCACAGGTGTGA
- a CDS encoding hypothetical protein (product_source=Hypo-rule applied; superfamily=103473; transmembrane_helix_parts=Outside_1_3,TMhelix_4_23,Inside_24_29,TMhelix_30_52,Outside_53_66,TMhelix_67_86,Inside_87_91) produces MAITLYSAAAVAMAVAAIYFGVRYRDVRKFLAGAFFVSSGTLFYLYLADVSMPLLGTSFMETPEISGGRSVIHFILFLICLYFGFFRRERA; encoded by the coding sequence ATGGCGATCACCCTCTATTCCGCCGCCGCGGTCGCCATGGCTGTCGCCGCCATTTATTTCGGCGTGCGCTACCGCGACGTCCGCAAATTTCTCGCCGGCGCGTTCTTTGTATCCTCCGGCACCTTGTTCTACCTCTATCTCGCCGATGTCTCCATGCCCCTTCTCGGCACGAGCTTCATGGAGACACCCGAGATCAGCGGCGGACGGTCCGTCATCCACTTCATCCTGTTTCTGATCTGTCTTTATTTCGGCTTCTTCAGACGCGAGCGCGCCTAA
- a CDS encoding hypothetical protein (product_source=Hypo-rule applied; cleavage_site_network=SignalP-noTM; pfam=PF11684), which yields MLFRPRRRSIAAMSALVVFPASAAFGEPPQSARLAVASFNFEDTSGEAKKDNVQHDAMLKDFQSVVSKTLSDKLKFDVTPLPCAPDKCSLADPGMEALADLAKKADARYLVAGGLHKVSTLVGWAKVVVVDLDPNGKVCDRLISYRGDNPEAWERAAKFAATDLIDHCMR from the coding sequence ATGCTCTTCAGGCCGCGCCGACGATCCATCGCCGCCATGTCCGCGCTGGTGGTTTTCCCCGCATCCGCAGCATTCGGCGAACCGCCGCAATCGGCGAGGCTTGCGGTGGCAAGCTTCAACTTCGAGGATACGTCCGGCGAGGCGAAGAAAGACAACGTGCAGCACGACGCCATGCTGAAGGACTTTCAATCGGTGGTGAGCAAGACGCTGTCCGACAAGCTGAAGTTCGACGTGACGCCATTGCCCTGCGCGCCGGACAAATGCTCACTCGCCGATCCCGGGATGGAAGCGCTTGCGGACTTGGCGAAGAAGGCCGATGCGCGCTACCTCGTCGCAGGCGGGCTGCACAAGGTGAGCACCCTGGTCGGCTGGGCCAAAGTCGTCGTCGTGGATCTGGACCCGAACGGCAAGGTCTGCGACCGGCTGATCTCCTATCGCGGCGACAACCCGGAGGCCTGGGAGCGCGCAGCCAAATTCGCAGCGACCGATCTGATCGACCATTGCATGCGGTGA
- a CDS encoding hypothetical protein (product_source=Hypo-rule applied; smart=SM00487) → MLMEQLFARFRQWLKPKPEDNMPADESEDRSSLADLARLLKESEPPG, encoded by the coding sequence ATGCTAATGGAACAACTTTTCGCGCGTTTTCGCCAATGGCTTAAGCCGAAGCCTGAAGACAATATGCCAGCAGACGAAAGCGAAGACCGCTCCTCGCTGGCCGATCTTGCCCGGCTGCTCAAAGAGAGCGAGCCACCTGGCTGA
- a CDS encoding MFS family permease (product_source=COG0477; cath_funfam=1.20.1250.20; cog=COG0477; pfam=PF07690; superfamily=103473; transmembrane_helix_parts=Inside_1_11,TMhelix_12_34,Outside_35_48,TMhelix_49_71,Inside_72_82,TMhelix_83_102,Outside_103_106,TMhelix_107_129,Inside_130_149,TMhelix_150_172,Outside_173_182,TMhelix_183_205,Inside_206_237,TMhelix_238_260,Outside_261_274,TMhelix_275_297,Inside_298_303,TMhelix_304_324,Outside_325_338,TMhelix_339_361,Inside_362_373,TMhelix_374_396,Outside_397_400,TMhelix_401_423,Inside_424_442) — MAIEVPRDFRRVIVAASVGNIIEWYDFYIFGSLAAVLSVKFFEQSHPVAALLSTIALFTAGFLIRPLGAFLFGWMGDRIGRKYTFLLTLSGMGLGTGAIGLIPTYEAIGLTAAFILFGLRMIQGLCLGGEYGGAITYVAEHVPDERRGYYTGWLQTSPTLGIVVSLAVIIATRSYFGTDAFNAWAWRIPFLLSFVLVAIAIYIRLQLQETPIFQEIKARGQMTTNPWKEAFLSANIKYVGIATIVLIGQGVVWYSGQFWALYFLQQVSKVDALSSAYIVGAALLLATPSLIFFGWLSDIIGRKPVILGGMLLAALTYYPLYMWLGSVTQPGNINYPVAIFIIFILVCYVGMVYGPVGAFLAEYFPGRIRYTSVSVPYHIGNGWGGGLVPFVTSAAFAATNSVGYALIYPIVVPAICFVLALFLMPETRRMSIWQPIEPRTAS; from the coding sequence ATGGCTATTGAAGTCCCCAGGGATTTCCGCCGCGTGATTGTCGCCGCGTCGGTGGGAAACATCATCGAGTGGTATGACTTCTATATCTTCGGGAGCCTGGCCGCGGTGCTCTCGGTCAAGTTCTTCGAACAATCTCATCCGGTCGCAGCTCTACTGAGCACCATCGCGCTGTTCACGGCTGGATTTCTGATCCGTCCGCTGGGCGCGTTTCTCTTCGGATGGATGGGTGACCGGATCGGCCGCAAGTACACATTTCTCCTGACGCTTAGCGGAATGGGATTGGGCACAGGCGCGATCGGGTTGATCCCGACTTACGAGGCCATCGGCCTGACCGCCGCGTTCATTCTCTTCGGCTTGCGAATGATTCAGGGGCTGTGCCTCGGCGGCGAGTATGGCGGCGCCATTACCTATGTTGCCGAGCATGTGCCGGACGAGCGGCGCGGCTACTACACCGGATGGCTTCAAACCTCTCCGACGCTCGGCATCGTGGTGTCGCTGGCGGTGATCATCGCGACGCGCTCGTATTTCGGCACCGATGCGTTCAACGCGTGGGCATGGCGCATTCCGTTCCTGCTATCCTTCGTGCTGGTCGCGATTGCCATCTACATCCGCCTCCAACTGCAGGAGACGCCGATCTTCCAGGAGATCAAGGCGAGGGGGCAGATGACCACAAACCCGTGGAAGGAAGCCTTCCTCAGCGCCAACATCAAATACGTGGGCATCGCCACCATCGTGCTGATCGGCCAGGGTGTGGTCTGGTACAGCGGCCAGTTCTGGGCGTTGTACTTCCTGCAGCAGGTCTCCAAGGTGGACGCGCTGAGCTCGGCTTATATCGTGGGCGCCGCGCTGCTCCTTGCAACACCGAGCCTGATCTTCTTCGGCTGGCTGTCCGACATCATCGGCCGCAAGCCGGTGATCTTAGGTGGCATGCTGCTCGCCGCACTCACGTACTATCCGTTGTATATGTGGCTGGGATCAGTCACGCAGCCCGGCAACATCAACTATCCGGTTGCGATCTTCATCATCTTCATTCTCGTCTGCTATGTGGGGATGGTGTATGGCCCGGTCGGCGCGTTCCTGGCGGAATACTTTCCCGGCAGGATCCGCTACACGTCGGTCTCAGTGCCGTATCACATCGGTAACGGCTGGGGCGGCGGACTGGTGCCGTTTGTCACATCGGCGGCGTTCGCGGCCACGAATAGTGTCGGATATGCGCTGATTTATCCGATCGTCGTTCCCGCGATCTGTTTCGTGCTCGCGCTGTTCCTGATGCCGGAGACACGCCGGATGAGCATCTGGCAGCCGATCGAGCCGCGTACTGCATCGTGA
- a CDS encoding hypothetical protein (product_source=Hypo-rule applied; pfam=PF03779; superfamily=81483; transmembrane_helix_parts=Inside_1_8,TMhelix_9_28,Outside_29_32,TMhelix_33_52,Inside_53_58,TMhelix_59_76,Outside_77_79,TMhelix_80_102,Inside_103_120) yields MRIQHWQDIASLLVGVWLVVSPYFLGFAGAETWITIVLGLCVVLFAVESFVVPSYLEEWGEILLGLALLAAPWAVGYEAGAATVNSVVSGLLVILFAVWELMTDREFATWWHDRWHHPAS; encoded by the coding sequence ATGCGCATTCAACATTGGCAAGACATTGCCAGCCTGTTGGTGGGCGTGTGGCTGGTGGTGTCGCCGTACTTTCTCGGCTTCGCCGGGGCGGAGACCTGGATCACTATCGTGCTTGGACTATGCGTCGTTCTGTTTGCCGTGGAGAGCTTCGTCGTTCCGTCCTATCTGGAGGAATGGGGAGAAATTCTCCTCGGCCTGGCGCTGCTGGCCGCACCGTGGGCGGTCGGCTACGAGGCGGGAGCGGCGACGGTCAACAGTGTGGTGTCCGGCCTGCTGGTGATCCTGTTTGCAGTCTGGGAGCTGATGACTGATCGCGAGTTCGCTACGTGGTGGCACGATCGCTGGCATCACCCGGCGAGCTGA